Genomic window (Capsicum annuum cultivar UCD-10X-F1 unplaced genomic scaffold, UCD10Xv1.1 ctg27458, whole genome shotgun sequence):
TGGAAGCAGTAGAGTTACTGCTTGgtttccttgtaatagagttattgctagGAAACAAAAGGATTAGGAGGTTAATCcttggagtctgtattcaagaGGTTGCTTGAATATAGTTGAGCTTGAAATCCTGgaggcaggtcgtggtttttctccattgagcaaggagtttccacgtaaaacTCCCGTGTCTTTACTTCTGTACTCCTGCACTACTTACTGCATTTATCTCCTAGTTCTTGTTGCGTGTGCTATACTGGGAACAGTTTCCTGAGTCGAGAAGCAACCCACCCCCAAGCCTTTCATAATAGAAACATGAAATCCTTTCTGCTGTTCTAGTTAATAAATCTTGGCCTACATTGGTCACTCTAAGAATGTTTTCATTTCTAAGATTGGAGTTAAGAACCTGATGTAATTGTTGTctgattttctttcacttcaacAACATTTGTGCTTCTCTTATGCTAGGGCGGAAGAATTTATAAGGAAATTTTACAAAGAACTTAGAAAGCAACAAAATATCATTGATGTGAGGTTTGAAGAAAAGGCATATACTGCTGGTACGAGTCAGGTATGCAGTTGTCTCATGGATATTTGTGTATGATTATTTCCGTCGTTGGTCAGTTTTGTTACTTACGCTATTGTCAATATGAATTTTCGCTCCAAGGTGTCTCTGTCAGTGCTGAGTGTGGAAACAAAAGCTGAAAATCCCGTCAGCGGCAAACCAGTGCAAATAGTAGATGAAAGCCCGAAATTCCAGGTATTATATAAAACTCCATCTAGCTTGTTGcattaattttctttaatttgctTTATTGGGACCGGCCATTGTGTATATTAATGTGACTGGTCTTAATACCATATTCTGTCAAAAAGTAATGGCGATCAGTTTATATAGTTAGGTCCTTGCAAATATATTGTAATCTTGAGAGATATAAACTGCACTTCTATTATCAGATCTCAAATATGGATGTCATGGTTCAATCTGGACTCCTAGTGAGGAACTTTGAGCATTAAAAGACTTTTGTTACATTGAATAAGTGTTTACTGAAAGAGTGATTAACTGAACTACTATAAACTAATCGCAGTGTATGCAGTTAGATGCAAAATGTTCAGCAGAAGAGTCTCCACGTCATATTGTACCCAGTTGGGGAGATTGTGCACTGCCTGTTTCATTTCAACAACGATCCATCACAGAACATGTAAACCTGAAGAGGAAAGTTGATACTGGTCCTTCAGGTCAGGACCTTACCATCTTTGAATTAGGCAACAAGCAGAAAATGAACAAGAAATACAAAAAGACTTGGAGAATTGGTgattcagttagtttagaggaTATTAAAGAGCAGTTTGGAAAGAAGCGTGAAGAGGCTGCAGAAAGCCTTAATGGTAAGCTTCCTGTTGGAACTTCGGAATAAGCTTCTTTTCTAGTGTTTGCATCTTGTTTCTTGACATCTTGTTTCTACAGTTAGTATCTCTACATTTAAGCGAATTTGTCGGGAACATGGAATCTCCCGGTGGCCGTCTtccaaaataaagagagaaaggCTTTTACTCTCCAGTTTAAGCTGCAATGGAACTGACCGAGTAGCTGCTAACACACAAATGCGTATAACCAAAGGCCTAACTGCATTGGCATCAACCTTTT
Coding sequences:
- the LOC124890942 gene encoding protein NLP1-like yields the protein MKRAKSKAHFERLSDEAIDKAAEEFIRKFYKELRKQQNIIDVRFEEKAYTAGTSQVSLSVLSVETKAENPVSGKPVQIVDESPKFQCMQLDAKCSAEESPRHIVPSWGDCALPVSFQQRSITEHVNLKRKVDTGPSGQDLTIFELGNKQKMNKKYKKTWRIGDSVSLEDIKEQFGKKREEAAESLNVSISTFKRICREHGISRWPSSKIKRERLLLSSLSCNGTDRVAANTQMRITKGLTALASTFSVKSNQQKSRSSNLSVNDENGTSSNGNLLEKNENSDRENIMIQVEDSANQELVYIPQEFGPACDSLIPDVPTIL